The following are encoded in a window of Arthrobacter antioxidans genomic DNA:
- a CDS encoding metal-dependent transcriptional regulator: protein MTDLIDTTEMYLRTILELEEENIVALRARIAERLRHSGPTVSQTIGRMERDGLVVVSGDRHLELTETGRRRATGVMRKHRLAERLLSDVIGLDWAYVHDEACRWEHVMSERVERRLYELLGKPSDSPYGNPIPGLAAIGGVESALFTDGVVTLLSAMATYTPGSKVTLARLAEPIQVDPELLTQLDEGGLRPGARLTLESVGGYVSVRVPGVEGALELPPEVASHVFVSLED from the coding sequence ATGACGGACCTCATCGACACCACCGAGATGTACCTGCGGACCATCCTTGAGCTCGAGGAAGAGAACATCGTCGCGCTCCGTGCGCGCATCGCCGAGCGGCTGCGCCATTCCGGCCCCACCGTGTCCCAGACCATCGGACGGATGGAACGCGACGGCCTCGTGGTCGTCTCGGGAGACAGGCACCTGGAGCTCACCGAGACCGGCCGCCGCCGCGCCACCGGCGTGATGAGGAAGCACCGTCTCGCGGAGCGCCTGCTGAGCGACGTGATCGGACTCGACTGGGCGTACGTGCACGACGAGGCGTGCCGCTGGGAGCACGTCATGAGCGAGCGCGTGGAGCGCCGGCTGTACGAGCTCCTCGGCAAGCCCTCGGACTCCCCCTACGGCAACCCGATCCCCGGGCTGGCGGCGATCGGCGGCGTGGAATCGGCGCTGTTCACCGACGGCGTGGTCACGCTGCTGTCCGCGATGGCCACCTACACCCCCGGCAGCAAGGTCACGCTCGCGCGCCTCGCCGAGCCCATCCAGGTGGACCCCGAGCTCCTCACGCAGCTCGACGAAGGCGGGCTACGCCCCGGCGCACGGCTCACCCTCGAATCGGTCGGGGGTTACGTCTCGGTGCGCGTCCCCGGCGTCGAGGGGGCCCTCGAACTGCCGCCCGAGGTCGCCTCGCATGTCTTCGTCTCCCTCGAGGACTGA
- a CDS encoding NlpC/P60 family protein, which yields MSTSSSPGRHRAPGNISPLTALSAAVASNAGSVGRQAAVIVAASGLVLTAGLPAQGSVGAEREVQSSAALAIERVVTAEVTVPSTATVSFDRVAVEVKTAPKAVEASPVVEAPVVEEAPAEIPPAAAPAPVAAVEAAPVVAAPATAPVDAAPAATAPAPVMAAPATAPAVVAAAAAPAAPAPAPAPAPAPAPSSGVAAGLVGSAYSQIGVAQDCTAMVEKALRSVGKSVGDLAPGQFFQFGAVVGSPAPGDLVITGGHVAIYVGNGQVVSGGLNGMNTGLHNLSDLPGAGFVRVR from the coding sequence GTGTCCACCAGCTCTTCGCCGGGCCGCCACCGCGCGCCCGGAAACATCAGTCCGCTGACCGCCCTGTCCGCCGCCGTCGCATCCAATGCCGGATCCGTCGGCCGCCAGGCCGCCGTCATCGTCGCAGCGTCAGGCCTGGTCCTCACCGCCGGCCTGCCGGCCCAGGGGTCCGTCGGCGCAGAGCGCGAGGTGCAGTCCTCCGCAGCCCTGGCCATCGAGCGGGTCGTGACGGCCGAGGTCACCGTGCCGTCCACCGCGACGGTGTCCTTCGACCGCGTCGCCGTCGAGGTGAAGACCGCCCCGAAGGCCGTCGAAGCATCCCCCGTGGTGGAGGCGCCGGTCGTCGAGGAAGCTCCCGCGGAGATCCCACCGGCAGCAGCCCCGGCCCCGGTCGCCGCGGTCGAGGCCGCTCCGGTCGTGGCAGCACCGGCCACCGCGCCCGTGGACGCAGCCCCCGCCGCCACAGCCCCCGCTCCGGTCATGGCAGCACCAGCCACCGCGCCCGCGGTCGTCGCCGCTGCCGCGGCTCCCGCGGCCCCGGCGCCCGCTCCCGCCCCGGCTCCCGCTCCCGCCCCGTCCTCCGGCGTCGCCGCCGGCCTGGTCGGGTCGGCGTACTCACAGATCGGCGTCGCCCAGGACTGCACCGCCATGGTCGAGAAGGCCCTGCGCTCGGTCGGTAAGTCCGTGGGCGACCTCGCTCCCGGTCAGTTCTTCCAGTTCGGCGCCGTCGTCGGATCACCCGCCCCCGGTGACCTCGTCATCACCGGCGGCCATGTCGCGATCTACGTCGGCAACGGCCAGGTCGTCAGCGGTGGCCTCAACGGCATGAACACCGGCCTGCACAACCTCTCAGACCTCCCCGGCGCCGGCTTCGTCCGCGTCCGCTAG
- a CDS encoding NlpC/P60 family protein, which translates to MSSLMSSRPAARHRDDARNAAAFSVLARTVSTNAGGMGRQAAVFAAASGLVLTGGVAANAADLQPQRDVAASKLTLPSARAAVVASDKTVVAFNMTPVKVKAKPVVVEKAPVVEAPVVEAPVVEAPVVEAPVVEAPVVEAPVVEAPVAEAPATAAVAAPAVAAPVEAPAAPAAPAPVAETRAATIVPASRRIPAPAPSSGKAATIAAAAKGQLGVTQDCTRLASNSLAAAGINFHGWPAGYLSLGRTVSAGEAIPGDLVYYADGGMGMAHIAVYIGGGQAIHGGFNGNSTVVAPAELGSGGVYIRVGG; encoded by the coding sequence ATGTCATCACTCATGTCCTCACGCCCTGCCGCCCGCCACCGCGACGACGCCCGCAACGCCGCCGCCTTCTCCGTCCTCGCACGGACCGTGTCCACCAACGCCGGCGGCATGGGCCGCCAGGCCGCCGTCTTCGCCGCCGCATCCGGGCTCGTCCTGACCGGCGGGGTCGCTGCCAACGCCGCCGACCTCCAGCCCCAGCGCGACGTCGCAGCGTCGAAGCTCACCCTGCCCTCCGCCCGCGCGGCCGTCGTCGCCTCGGACAAGACCGTGGTGGCCTTCAACATGACCCCGGTCAAGGTGAAGGCCAAGCCGGTCGTCGTCGAGAAGGCTCCCGTCGTGGAAGCCCCCGTCGTCGAGGCTCCTGTCGTGGAAGCGCCCGTCGTCGAGGCTCCTGTCGTCGAGGCTCCCGTCGTGGAGGCCCCCGTGGTCGAGGCGCCCGTCGCGGAAGCACCTGCCACTGCCGCCGTCGCCGCTCCCGCGGTGGCGGCCCCGGTCGAGGCACCGGCCGCCCCGGCCGCCCCGGCGCCCGTCGCGGAGACACGCGCGGCAACGATCGTCCCGGCCTCGAGGCGCATACCAGCACCAGCACCCTCCTCGGGTAAGGCGGCGACGATCGCCGCCGCCGCGAAGGGCCAGCTCGGCGTCACGCAGGACTGCACGCGCCTGGCGAGCAACTCCCTCGCCGCCGCCGGGATCAACTTCCACGGCTGGCCGGCCGGCTACCTGTCCCTCGGCCGCACGGTGAGTGCCGGCGAGGCCATCCCCGGCGACCTGGTCTACTACGCCGACGGGGGCATGGGCATGGCCCACATCGCGGTGTACATCGGCGGCGGCCAGGCCATCCACGGCGGATTCAACGGCAACAGCACTGTCGTGGCCCCGGCCGAACTCGGCTCCGGCGGCGTGTACATCCGCGTGGGCGGCTGA
- a CDS encoding HNH endonuclease, producing the protein MRTLVLNAGYEPLAVVTFRRALVLVLTGKASVVAEDDDPVVGPAEVFGRPSVILLNRYVKVPYRQDFTATRRGVLRRDNHQCAYCGKAASTIDHVMPRSRGGGDTWENLVACCLRCNNAKGNKTLASLGWSLRVVPRPPRGPQWQIRELERPAPQWSEFLAETAA; encoded by the coding sequence ATGCGCACTCTCGTTCTGAATGCAGGATATGAACCGCTGGCGGTCGTCACCTTCCGCCGGGCGCTGGTCCTTGTGCTCACGGGGAAGGCGAGCGTCGTGGCGGAGGACGACGACCCCGTGGTCGGTCCTGCAGAAGTCTTCGGAAGGCCCTCGGTGATCCTGCTCAACAGATACGTGAAAGTGCCCTACCGCCAGGACTTCACGGCGACGAGGCGAGGGGTGCTGCGCCGGGACAACCACCAGTGCGCCTACTGCGGGAAGGCGGCGTCCACCATCGACCACGTGATGCCCAGGTCGCGGGGCGGCGGCGACACGTGGGAGAACCTCGTGGCCTGCTGCCTGCGATGCAACAACGCCAAGGGGAACAAGACGCTCGCCAGCCTCGGCTGGTCCCTGCGGGTGGTACCCCGCCCGCCCCGCGGCCCCCAGTGGCAGATCCGCGAACTGGAGAGGCCCGCGCCGCAGTGGAGCGAGTTCCTCGCGGAGACCGCCGCGTGA
- the mobA gene encoding molybdenum cofactor guanylyltransferase, producing the protein MRTGEAPRPPFDAVILAGGRSSRLGGVPKAGLVVEGVTLLERTCAALAEARQMVVVGPEADGWRGLPGAPSFVREEPAFAGPAAALVAGLRAGTGVRAPWCAVVACDMPRVAELVDVLLAEAAGDDGASLVAVDGGRSQPLAALYRSDDLAAAVDAVLAAGTADNLSMRSLLASVRTRPVPVAPGTTHDVDTWADARVLGVDVP; encoded by the coding sequence GTGAGGACAGGAGAGGCCCCCCGCCCGCCGTTCGACGCCGTGATCCTCGCCGGCGGGCGGTCCTCCCGGCTCGGCGGCGTCCCGAAGGCCGGGCTGGTCGTGGAGGGCGTGACCCTGCTCGAGCGGACGTGCGCCGCGCTCGCCGAGGCCCGGCAGATGGTGGTCGTGGGGCCCGAGGCCGACGGGTGGCGCGGGCTGCCGGGCGCGCCGTCCTTCGTACGGGAGGAGCCGGCCTTCGCCGGACCGGCGGCGGCGCTCGTGGCCGGACTACGGGCCGGGACGGGTGTCCGTGCGCCCTGGTGCGCCGTCGTCGCCTGCGACATGCCGCGCGTCGCCGAGCTCGTCGACGTGCTGCTCGCCGAGGCGGCCGGCGACGACGGCGCATCGCTCGTGGCCGTGGACGGGGGCCGCTCCCAGCCGCTCGCGGCGCTCTACCGGAGCGATGATCTGGCGGCCGCCGTGGACGCTGTCCTCGCCGCCGGGACCGCCGACAACCTGTCGATGCGCAGCCTCCTTGCTAGTGTGAGGACCAGACCTGTCCCGGTTGCGCCGGGCACAACGCACGACGTCGACACCTGGGCTGATGCGAGGGTCCTGGGAGTCGACGTCCCCTAG